One Oncorhynchus nerka isolate Pitt River linkage group LG5, Oner_Uvic_2.0, whole genome shotgun sequence genomic window carries:
- the LOC115129856 gene encoding chromosome alignment-maintaining phosphoprotein 1-like — MDAVVEVKESETAMTGFKESTEATMDVKESISAAMDVKESMPVMIEVNESESKEAVVDIKESQGAVMELKRQSSSSGSQGRDRDRESDSYLQHLQCPHCLLQCKSHCSYLIHIAKIHPSRLDDTPVGRLGNAIFYQRTARLFHCSLCFHTAREFPRLYDHLLTCHCLSGKGQGEEGEEQEGISVDVLSKDSSHPPSEPKAEEEDEDKGGVKQEEEGRKRGLEEMEGGEDNEEDSRSAGSPMKRKISPTAGSEEDDHDEEEEELQTNNNKKSDKHKKQEEAFLTKYIQRHGGRYNCRLCGKRSKMKGHAIYHVSYKHDVPKPYCCKECSKAFILEYSLLNHIYHNHRQGMYRCLFCPFSSDVVWGIKRHGNRCNARSGEGEEGEGSNGEE, encoded by the coding sequence ATGGATGCCGTGGTGGAGGTTAAGGAGTCAGAGACAGCCATGACGGGGTTTAAGGAGTCAACGGAAGCCACAATGGACGTTAAGGAGTCAATTTCAGCCGCAATGGACGTGAAGGAGTCCATGCCAGTCATGATTGAAGTTAATGAGTCAGAGTCAAAAGAAGCCGTTGTGGACATTAAGGAGTCACAGGGAGCTGTTATGGAACTCAAGAGGCAGTCTTCCTCCTCTGGCAGCCAGGGGCGGGACAGAGACCGGGAGTCGGACAGCTATCTCCAGCACCTCCAGTGTCCCCACTGTCTGCTCCAGTGTAAGAGCCACTGCAGCTACCTCATCCACATCGCTAAGATCCATCCAAGCCGCCTGGATGACACGCCTGTGGGTCGCCTGGGCAACGCCATCTTCTACCAGCGCACGGCACGGCTGTTCCACTGCAGCTTGTGTTTCCACACGGCCAGGGAGTTCCCTCGCCTCTACGACCACCTGCTCACCTGCCACTGCCTCTCTGGGAAGGgccagggtgaggagggagaAGAACAGGAAGGTATCAGTGTAGACGTGCTTTCAAAAGACAGTAGTCATCCTCCCAGTGAGCCCAAggcagaagaggaggatgaggacaaAGGAGGAGTGAAGCAAGAGGAGGAAGGTAGGaaaagaggactagaggagatggagggaggcgaGGACAATGAAGAGGACTCCCGCTCAGCCGGCAGCCCCATGAAACGAAAAATAAGCCCTACGGCAGGCAGTGAAGAAGATGATcatgatgaagaggaagaggagctacagaccaacaacaacaaaaaaagtgacAAACACAAAAAGCAGGAAGAGGCCTTCCTGACCAAATATATCCAGCGCCATGGGGGTCGCTACAACTGTCGCCTGTGTGGCAAGCGCTCCAAGATGAAGGGCCATGCCATCTACCACGTGAGCTACAAGCACGACGTGCCCAAACCTTACTGCTGTAAAGAGTGTAGCAAGGCCTTCATACTAGAGTATTCGCTACTCAACCATATCTACCACAACCACAGACAGGGCATGTACCGCTGCCTCTTCTGCCCCTTCAGCTCTGACGTGGTGTGGGGCATAAAACGTCATGGCAACCGCTGCAATGCCCgaagtggggagggggaggagggggagggcagCAATGGAGAAGAGTGA